One segment of Nerophis lumbriciformis linkage group LG35, RoL_Nlum_v2.1, whole genome shotgun sequence DNA contains the following:
- the LOC133575430 gene encoding transcriptional activator protein Pur-alpha-like: MADRDSGSDHGGPTAGPCSLPAGAASRLQHDTEELASKRVDIQNKRFYLDVKQNVKGRFLKIAEVGAGGNKSRLTLSMSVAVEFRDYLGDFIEHYAQLGPSNPDMVHDEPRRALKSEFLVRENRKYYMDLKENQRGRFLRIRQTVNRGPGLGSSQGQTIALPAQGLIEFRDALAKLIDDYGVDEEPAELPEGTSLTVDNKRFFFDVGSNKYGVFMRVSEVKPTYRNSITVPCKVWSKFGNTFCKYAEEMRKIQERSREKRASELLPEGPHGADDADDD; the protein is encoded by the coding sequence ATGGCGGACAGAGACAGTGGCAGTGACCACGGAGGGCCCACCGCAGGCCCGTGCTCGCTGCCCGCCGGCGCCGCGTCGCGGCTGCAGCACGACACCGAGGAGCTCGCCTCCAAGCGGGTCGACATCCAGAACAAGCGCTTCTACCTTGACGTCAAGCAGAACGTGAAAGGACGCTTCCTGAAGATAGCCGAGGTCGGCGCGGGGGGGAACAAGAGCCGCCTCACGCTCTCCATGTCGGTGGCCGTGGAGTTCCGCGATTACCTCGGGGACTTTATCGAACATTACGCCCAGCTGGGCCCGAGCAACCCCGACATGGTGCACGACGAGCCGCGGCGGGCGCTGAAGAGCGAGTTCTTGGTGCGGGAGAACCGGAAATATTACATGGATCTGAAGGAGAACCAGAGGGGGCGGTTCCTGAGGATCCGGCAGACAGTCAACCGGGGGCCCGGGCTGGGGAGCTCGCAAGGCCAGACCATCGCGCTGCCGGCGCAAGGGCTGATCGAGTTCCGCGACGCCTTGGCCAAACTCATCGACGACTACGGCGTGGACGAGGAACCCGCCGAGCTCCCGGAGGGCACCTCGCTCACCGTGGACAACAAGCGCTTCTTCTTCGACGTGGGCTCCAACAAGTACGGCGTGTTCATGCGGGTCAGCGAGGTCAAGCCCACCTACCGGAACTCCATCACGGTTCCCTGCAAAGTCTGGTCCAAATTCGGCAACACCTTCTGCAAGTACGCGGAGGAGATGCGGAAGATCCAGGAGAGGAGTCGAGAGAAACGGGCCTCGGAACTGCTGCCTGAAGGCCCGCACGGCGCGGACGACGCCGACGATGACTGA